Within Herpetosiphonaceae bacterium, the genomic segment GCGTCGGTGAACGGATCGCCGAACGGTGTTGTCGAGGTGCCCCAGCGCTTGACGAAGGTGCCGTCGGCGCGGAACTTCACGATCCGGCTGTTCCAGGTATCGGCGACATACACGTTGCCATCGGCGTCGACCGCCACGCCCGACGGCTCGTTGAGCTGACCGTCGCCGTTGCCCAGGCTGCCGATCACGCGAAGCTGCTCGCCCTGAGGGCTGAGCACGACGATGCGGTGATTCAGCGAGTCGGCGATGTATAGATTACCGCTGCCGTCTGTGGTCATGCCGCGCGCGCCGTTGAGTTCGCTCTGCGCCAGCACCTCTTCGGGCCGGATCGTCTCGGTGGGAATTGTGCTGACCTGACCACCGCCGCCGGGCGCGACATCGCGGCGCATATACACTTCCATCTCGCGGCCCTTGAGATCCAGCGGCAGCTCGCGATACAGCATGTACTTTGCCAGCGCGGGCCAGTTCGACGGATTGATCGGCCAGCTTAGCACCGTGACGACGCCCTCCGCGCCCAGCGATTTGTAGCCGCGCGCAGGCTGTCCGCCATTTTGACCGCCGGTATCGGTGTGCTCAGGAAACCACCAGTTGAACACGCCCTCCGACGTTTTCACGTACTCTTCTTCGAGCTGGCTCTGCAACTCCGGCGTGACGTGCGGCTTGTACAGCACGACGACCGGCACCTCAGGATTGATCGCGGTGCTGGTGTCCACGTCGAGCCAGCGAATACTCTTGTAATCGCGGAGATACCACTGCAACGGCCAGGCCAGACTCCCCTCGCCGCTGTGCTTGCTGCCGCCGCCGTCGATCATCAGCGGCATACTCAGCCCGCCGGTCGGATCGTCCGCCGTGCGATTGTTGCGGGTCTGGTTGATCGCAATCTGGTTGATCTGCCGCACCAGAATCGGCACGTCGGGCGCGGTCTGCGTGTAGATCAGCGGCTCGATCGGCGTGTCGGGATGGCGATAGACCACCAGCGTGGTCGCGCGAATGCCGTACAGCAGCAGCACCGCCGCGACTGTCAGCCCCGCCAGCCGTAGCACGACGCGACCGCCGAACCAGCTAGCGATCGTCAGCAGGCCAAACATACACAGACCGGCAAAGACGATCGGGATCAGCCCTTGCAGCCGCGCGCGCAGCCCATCGACGGTCTGCGACGAGCCGGAGAAGGCGTAGGCTGCCACAAAGGTCGAGCTGACCAGCAGCAGCGTCAGTAACGGCACCGTCCAGCCATAGTCGTGGCGTAGCTCGCGCCAGGGCACGCGATCGATCAGCGTGCCGAGCACCCAGGCCGCCAGCAGCGTCGCCGGAAGCGAGATATGCGTCAGCAGCCACGGCATTTTTTCGCCGGCCCACGAGAAGCCGATGAACGCCTGGATAAACCAGTAGCCCAGGAAGAAGACGAGCAGCGACGGCGGCGCGTACAGGCCGAAACCAGAGACGGCAGGCTGCTGTCCACCGTCGACCGCCTCGGCTGTAGGAGCCTCGGACCAGCCATCGCCATCGGGAGCCTGCGCGTCCACGGGCACCGCCGCCGCGACGCTGGCCTGCCGCGCGCGGCGTTGACGCAGACCGCCCGCCATCAGCCAGCCCACGCCCACCAGCCCAAAGAGCAGCGCCAGCAGATCGTAGATCGGCAGCAGCATCAGGTAGTAGAACCAGGGCTGATCGCCGCGCGCAAAGTCGTGCTGCGAGCCGAGCCAGTACTTGATGCCCCAGTACCAGCCGTCTAAAAAGCCCTTGGGATAGGCGAAAAACGTGCTGAAGAGCAGCGCGAAGATCACCAGGAACGTCGACAGCGCCGCACCGTACGCGCCGCGATGGAAGCGCCACGTCTCGGCCAGCCGATCCGAGAGGATCGGCTCGCGCTCCCAGGCCAGCGACATCGGCAGGATCAGCAGCGCGCCGCCGCCAAGTA encodes:
- a CDS encoding flippase activity-associated protein Agl23, encoding MIHNDYTPTIAPRRSILDRRFGLERIGTEVLLYALLFLISSFLHIWQLDVKAMHHDESIHAWMSYKFFNGLGPFSCAGGGQSDTYCYDPVYHGPSLYVLTLLTYFLFGIGDAQARLPMALAGIGLVPMAWTLRPFVGRKAAFLAAVLMTVSPSILYYTRFARHDALILLWSLFMVVGLFKFLREGGAANLSLAMAGLALAWATHELVFILIFIGGSFLGFRLLWEWRPRIFFVATAIALALSVVFVGVTIVVTEQQSPGLYKLLHRFLGPVLLLGGGALLILPMSLAWEREPILSDRLAETWRFHRGAYGAALSTFLVIFALLFSTFFAYPKGFLDGWYWGIKYWLGSQHDFARGDQPWFYYLMLLPIYDLLALLFGLVGVGWLMAGGLRQRRARQASVAAAVPVDAQAPDGDGWSEAPTAEAVDGGQQPAVSGFGLYAPPSLLVFFLGYWFIQAFIGFSWAGEKMPWLLTHISLPATLLAAWVLGTLIDRVPWRELRHDYGWTVPLLTLLLVSSTFVAAYAFSGSSQTVDGLRARLQGLIPIVFAGLCMFGLLTIASWFGGRVVLRLAGLTVAAVLLLYGIRATTLVVYRHPDTPIEPLIYTQTAPDVPILVRQINQIAINQTRNNRTADDPTGGLSMPLMIDGGGSKHSGEGSLAWPLQWYLRDYKSIRWLDVDTSTAINPEVPVVVLYKPHVTPELQSQLEEEYVKTSEGVFNWWFPEHTDTGGQNGGQPARGYKSLGAEGVVTVLSWPINPSNWPALAKYMLYRELPLDLKGREMEVYMRRDVAPGGGGQVSTIPTETIRPEEVLAQSELNGARGMTTDGSGNLYIADSLNHRIVVLSPQGEQLRVIGSLGNGDGQLNEPSGVAVDADGNVYVADTWNSRIVKFRADGTFVKRWGTSTTPFGDPFTDAQSGQTIQRYATDTKGDAAANAQNPLSFFGPRNVLVLNDRVYIADTGNSRIVVTDLDGQFIQQFGSKGSAAGQMQEPIGLGGDEQGMLYVGDTWNGRVQVFQRAADGNTDPIPLKTIEVKGWVANTYTDPYIAVAPDGRLWASLGGRNMIAAFDQSQENARRLKSEPALNAPKGIAYSPDNSLHVLSSGRNEILRFSMR